One region of Anaeromyxobacter paludicola genomic DNA includes:
- a CDS encoding adenine phosphoribosyltransferase, protein MDAIRARIRDVPDFPKKGIVFKDITPVLQDAATFKLTVDALADRWRGERIAKVVGIESRGFIFAAPLAYALGAGLTIVRKPGKLPWERISEAYALEYGQDALELHIDAIGPGDRVVVVDDLLATGGTAEAVGRLVARQGAQLCGYSFVVELAFLNGRRRLGSEQVSSLVTF, encoded by the coding sequence ATGGACGCCATTCGAGCCCGCATCCGCGACGTTCCCGACTTCCCGAAGAAGGGGATCGTCTTCAAGGACATCACCCCGGTCCTGCAGGACGCCGCGACGTTCAAGCTGACGGTGGACGCGCTCGCGGACCGCTGGCGCGGCGAGCGGATCGCGAAGGTGGTGGGGATCGAGTCGCGCGGCTTCATCTTCGCGGCCCCCCTCGCCTACGCGCTCGGCGCGGGGCTGACCATCGTCCGCAAGCCGGGCAAGCTCCCGTGGGAGCGGATCTCGGAGGCGTACGCCCTCGAGTACGGCCAGGACGCGCTCGAGCTGCACATCGACGCCATCGGCCCGGGCGACCGGGTGGTGGTGGTGGACGACCTGCTCGCGACCGGCGGCACCGCCGAGGCGGTGGGCCGGCTGGTGGCGCGCCAGGGGGCGCAGCTCTGCGGGTACTCCTTCGTGGTCGAGCTCGCCTTCCTGAACGGGCGGCGGCGGCTCGGCTCCGAGCAGGTCAGCAGCCTCGTCACGTTCTGA
- a CDS encoding MBL fold metallo-hydrolase produces MEASLQFLGTAGARHVVAAQSRHSGGLVWRVAGATVWVDPGPGALVRALSAAPPLDPAAVTALVLTHRHLDHAGDATAAVEAMTGGGFHARGALYAPADALDEEPVVFRYAQRFPRAVVRLRAGGSYRLAPGLTLETPLAHDHGVETYGYRLAFGGLTACHVVDTFWMDALPEAYAGADLLVVNTTRRSGRDRRILHLGADDAERLVAAVRPRLAVLTHFGKQLLAGPPARFALAISERTGVPVVAAEDGMILPLTPEALDAPGAPG; encoded by the coding sequence GTGGAGGCCTCGCTCCAGTTCCTCGGCACCGCCGGCGCCCGGCACGTCGTCGCCGCCCAGTCCCGCCACTCGGGCGGGCTGGTCTGGCGGGTGGCCGGCGCCACGGTCTGGGTCGACCCCGGGCCGGGCGCGCTCGTCCGCGCCCTCTCGGCCGCGCCGCCCCTCGACCCGGCGGCGGTCACCGCGCTCGTCCTCACCCACCGCCACCTCGACCACGCCGGCGACGCCACCGCCGCCGTCGAGGCGATGACCGGCGGCGGCTTCCACGCCCGCGGCGCGCTCTACGCGCCGGCCGACGCGCTCGACGAGGAGCCGGTGGTCTTCCGGTACGCGCAGCGCTTCCCGCGGGCGGTGGTGCGGCTCCGGGCCGGCGGCTCCTACCGGCTCGCGCCGGGGCTCACCCTGGAGACGCCGCTCGCCCACGACCACGGCGTCGAGACCTACGGCTACCGGCTCGCGTTCGGCGGGCTCACCGCCTGCCACGTGGTGGACACCTTCTGGATGGACGCGCTGCCGGAGGCGTACGCCGGGGCCGACCTCCTCGTCGTCAACACCACCCGCCGCTCCGGCCGCGACCGGCGCATCCTGCACCTCGGCGCCGACGACGCCGAGCGGCTGGTGGCGGCGGTGCGGCCCCGGCTCGCCGTCCTGACCCACTTCGGCAAGCAGCTCCTGGCCGGCCCGCCGGCGCGGTTCGCCCTCGCCATCTCGGAGCGGACCGGCGTGCCGGTCGTGGCGGCGGAGGACGGGATGATCCTGCCGCTCACCCCGGAGGCGCTCGACGCGCCGGGCGCGCCGGGTTAG
- a CDS encoding ferredoxin reductase domain-containing protein: protein MHVEIPFAPAAVVAAHDETAALRAVSLQLPPALARSHERPGQVVKLRAPSGESYFALASAPRADGRVDLLVKRGGRVADAVVAAAAPGALLDVSPPIGKGFPVEEARGRDVLLFAAGSGIAPIRAVVQHLVSRRAEVRRVTLFYGQRHGSEFAYVREHLDWERAGVRVVLCPSGEDDAWPGLRGRVQEVARTLAFGGSAPGESVAFVSGMTSMVDDVRATLAEAGVPPGRVHLNF, encoded by the coding sequence ATGCACGTCGAGATCCCCTTCGCGCCGGCCGCCGTCGTCGCGGCGCACGACGAGACCGCCGCCCTCCGGGCCGTCTCGCTCCAGCTGCCGCCGGCGCTGGCGCGGTCCCACGAGCGCCCCGGACAGGTGGTGAAGCTGCGCGCGCCGTCGGGGGAGAGCTACTTCGCGCTCGCCAGCGCGCCGCGCGCCGACGGGCGGGTCGACCTCCTCGTGAAGCGCGGCGGGCGGGTCGCCGACGCCGTGGTGGCGGCGGCCGCGCCGGGCGCGCTCCTGGACGTGAGCCCGCCCATCGGCAAGGGCTTCCCGGTCGAGGAGGCGCGCGGCCGCGACGTGCTCCTCTTCGCCGCCGGGTCGGGCATCGCGCCGATCCGCGCGGTGGTGCAGCACCTCGTCTCGCGGCGCGCCGAGGTGCGGCGCGTGACGCTCTTCTACGGCCAGCGCCACGGCTCGGAGTTCGCCTACGTCCGGGAGCACCTCGACTGGGAGCGCGCCGGGGTGCGGGTGGTGCTCTGCCCCTCCGGCGAGGACGACGCCTGGCCCGGGCTGCGCGGCCGGGTGCAGGAGGTGGCGCGCACGCTCGCCTTCGGCGGCAGCGCGCCCGGCGAGTCGGTGGCGTTCGTCTCGGGGATGACCTCGATGGTGGACGACGTGCGCGCCACCCTGGCCGAGGCGGGCGTCCCGCCGGGCCGGGTGCACCTCAACTTCTGA
- a CDS encoding AI-2E family transporter — protein MATATTARVALILLVVLAAGLLGVLLSPFASPFFIAAVLAGAVHPWMESLSRRLGGRRQLAGTVLLLALVVVVLVPLGWLGTELVRQVIGAVGWLREALQSEGTAGLVSELPGWARPLVQRALDGLPHGLEELQSLAAREGGRAAVALGGILGTAGSFLFKTAMFLIAFFFFLVDGPRLVAWGSAVLPLKRGQLAELLGDFRNVTVSVLLSTIATAGVQTVLAVIGYVVAGVPNALFFAFVTFVLGLVPAVGATVVVLAMALLQFVTGHHVAGVALALYGLLVVGMIDNVVKPLLMRGRLAIHGAVIFFALLGGLAVFGPVGLAAGPLIVAFFIAAVRMFGRDFGEN, from the coding sequence ATGGCGACCGCCACCACCGCCCGCGTCGCGCTCATCCTGCTCGTGGTCCTGGCGGCGGGGCTCCTCGGGGTCCTGCTGTCGCCGTTCGCGAGCCCGTTCTTCATCGCCGCGGTGCTGGCCGGCGCGGTCCACCCCTGGATGGAGTCGCTCTCCCGCCGCCTCGGCGGGCGCCGCCAGCTCGCCGGGACGGTGCTGCTGCTCGCGCTGGTCGTGGTGGTGCTCGTCCCGCTCGGCTGGCTCGGCACCGAGCTGGTGCGGCAGGTGATCGGCGCGGTGGGCTGGCTGCGCGAGGCGCTCCAGAGCGAGGGGACCGCGGGGCTCGTCTCCGAGCTGCCCGGCTGGGCGCGGCCGCTGGTGCAGCGCGCCCTGGACGGCCTGCCGCACGGCCTCGAGGAGCTGCAGTCGCTGGCGGCCAGGGAGGGCGGGCGGGCGGCGGTCGCCCTGGGCGGGATCCTCGGGACCGCCGGGAGCTTCCTCTTCAAGACGGCGATGTTCCTCATCGCCTTCTTCTTCTTCCTCGTGGACGGGCCGAGGCTCGTGGCGTGGGGGAGCGCGGTGCTGCCGCTCAAGCGCGGGCAGCTCGCCGAGCTCCTCGGCGACTTCCGCAACGTGACCGTCTCGGTGCTCCTCTCCACCATCGCCACCGCCGGCGTGCAGACGGTGCTCGCGGTGATCGGCTACGTCGTGGCCGGGGTGCCCAACGCGCTCTTCTTCGCCTTCGTCACCTTCGTCCTCGGGCTCGTCCCGGCGGTCGGCGCGACCGTGGTGGTCCTCGCCATGGCGCTCCTGCAGTTCGTGACCGGCCACCACGTCGCCGGCGTGGCGCTCGCGCTCTACGGCCTGCTCGTGGTCGGGATGATCGACAACGTGGTGAAGCCGCTGCTGATGCGCGGCCGGCTCGCCATCCACGGCGCGGTGATCTTCTTCGCGCTGCTCGGCGGCCTCGCGGTGTTCGGGCCGGTCGGGCTCGCGGCCGGGCCGCTCATCGTGGCCTTCTTCATCGCCGCGGTGCGCATGTTCGGGCGCGACTTCGGCGAGAACTAG
- a CDS encoding Lrp/AsnC family transcriptional regulator: MKAAFVLIRCELGRIDEVANKVMEIDGVSEVHSITGPFDLLVKLYAPTTEAFGDLIPGRLQRVPGIRETETLLAFRAFKPEG; this comes from the coding sequence ATGAAGGCCGCCTTCGTGCTCATTCGCTGCGAGCTGGGCCGGATCGACGAGGTCGCGAACAAGGTGATGGAGATCGACGGGGTCTCGGAGGTCCACTCGATCACCGGCCCGTTCGACCTGCTCGTGAAGCTGTACGCCCCGACGACCGAGGCCTTCGGCGACCTCATCCCCGGCCGGCTGCAGCGGGTCCCCGGGATCCGCGAGACCGAGACGCTGCTCGCGTTCCGCGCCTTCAAGCCGGAGGGCTAG
- a CDS encoding acyl-CoA dehydrogenase family protein, protein MATRPELVTDPPLPPGGGFLLVPAGSERIRTPEDLTEEQREFYKVADKFSRERVIASADRIEHKDYELLRALLREAGDLGLLSLDVPEAYGGLAQDETTSMLVTEAMARNGSWSVTFGAQVGIGTLPIVYFGTEAQKRRYLPRLATGELVSAYALSEPSSASDALGARTRAVRSPDGKKWILNGAKQWITNAGFADVFIVFAKVDGEQFSAFIVERGSPGFTVGPEEHKMGIRGSSTCPLVFEDAEIPYENLLGEVGKGHKIAFNILNIGRLKLGVGSVAGARNLIALAAQYAKERRAFGKTIAEFGLIREKLARMVALVYAGEAMTYRTTGLIDARIAASPAAKGTPAFDRDLIAAVEEYNVEASILKVWGSEALGYAADEAVQIHGGYGFVEEYAVERVYRDNRVNRIFEGTNEINRLLIPGTMLKRAMKGGLPLLDLAGTVDASLRSGELPALSKGPLARERRLAELDKWLMIHATRVAVESFGPELSEHQEVLGALADVAMETYAADSAVTRALQSAQGGRVDPVVEAAVRLHAVEAHERACDRARRAIRCAVPEPAAAAEQLALLRKLYSEEPVDLVGLREVVVSATLEAGRYPLGWAF, encoded by the coding sequence ATGGCGACCCGTCCCGAGCTCGTGACCGACCCCCCGCTGCCCCCCGGCGGCGGCTTCCTCCTCGTCCCGGCCGGCTCCGAGCGGATCCGCACCCCCGAGGACCTGACCGAGGAGCAGCGCGAGTTCTACAAGGTCGCCGACAAGTTCTCCCGCGAGCGGGTCATCGCCAGCGCCGACCGGATCGAGCACAAGGACTACGAGCTGCTCCGGGCGCTGCTCCGCGAGGCGGGCGACCTCGGCCTGCTCTCGCTCGACGTGCCGGAGGCCTACGGCGGCCTCGCCCAGGACGAGACCACGAGCATGCTCGTCACCGAGGCGATGGCGCGCAACGGCTCCTGGTCCGTCACCTTCGGCGCGCAGGTCGGCATCGGCACCCTGCCCATCGTCTACTTCGGCACCGAGGCGCAGAAGCGGCGCTACCTCCCGCGGCTCGCCACCGGCGAGCTCGTCAGCGCCTACGCGCTCTCGGAGCCGTCGAGCGCCTCCGACGCGCTCGGGGCGCGCACGCGCGCGGTGCGCTCGCCGGACGGCAAGAAGTGGATCCTGAACGGCGCCAAGCAGTGGATCACCAACGCCGGCTTCGCCGACGTCTTCATCGTCTTCGCCAAGGTGGACGGCGAGCAGTTCAGCGCCTTCATCGTCGAGCGGGGCTCCCCGGGGTTCACCGTCGGCCCCGAGGAGCACAAGATGGGCATCCGCGGCAGCTCGACCTGCCCGCTCGTCTTCGAGGACGCCGAGATCCCGTACGAGAACCTGCTCGGCGAGGTCGGCAAGGGGCACAAGATCGCCTTCAACATCCTCAACATCGGCCGGCTCAAGCTGGGGGTCGGCTCGGTGGCCGGCGCGCGCAACCTCATCGCGCTCGCGGCGCAGTACGCGAAGGAGCGGCGCGCCTTCGGCAAGACCATCGCCGAGTTCGGGCTCATCCGCGAGAAGCTCGCCCGCATGGTGGCGCTGGTCTACGCCGGCGAGGCGATGACCTACCGGACCACCGGGCTCATCGACGCCCGCATCGCCGCCTCCCCGGCCGCGAAGGGCACGCCCGCCTTCGACCGCGACCTCATCGCCGCGGTCGAGGAGTACAACGTCGAGGCCTCGATCCTGAAGGTCTGGGGCAGCGAGGCGCTCGGCTACGCCGCCGACGAGGCGGTGCAGATCCACGGCGGCTACGGCTTCGTCGAGGAGTACGCGGTGGAGCGCGTCTACCGCGACAACCGGGTGAACCGGATCTTCGAGGGCACCAACGAGATCAACCGGCTGCTCATCCCGGGCACCATGCTGAAGCGGGCCATGAAGGGCGGGCTGCCGCTGCTCGACCTCGCCGGCACGGTGGACGCGTCGCTGCGGAGCGGCGAGCTCCCGGCCCTGAGCAAGGGGCCGCTGGCGCGGGAGCGGCGGCTGGCCGAGCTCGACAAGTGGCTCATGATCCACGCCACCCGCGTGGCGGTCGAGTCCTTCGGGCCGGAGCTCTCGGAGCACCAGGAGGTGCTCGGGGCGCTGGCCGACGTGGCCATGGAGACCTACGCCGCCGACAGCGCGGTGACGCGGGCGCTCCAGTCGGCCCAGGGCGGCCGGGTCGATCCGGTGGTGGAGGCGGCGGTCCGGCTCCACGCGGTCGAGGCCCACGAGCGGGCCTGCGACCGGGCGAGGCGCGCCATCCGCTGCGCCGTCCCGGAGCCGGCGGCGGCCGCCGAGCAGCTCGCGCTGCTCCGGAAGCTCTACTCGGAGGAGCCGGTGGACCTCGTCGGCCTGCGAGAGGTGGTGGTCTCGGCGACGCTCGAGGCCGGGCGCTACCCGCTGGGCTGGGCCTTCTAG
- a CDS encoding DNA-3-methyladenine glycosylase family protein, giving the protein MNTPVPFDLDLTVRSHGFYDLAPWTWDAERRVLARPLLLRPGRAVHAEVAERGGPGGGLAVRLTAEGRLSAAEAAEARRQLSAALALDEDLEPFYALVRSFAAQQAPRRPALPDLRWAAERGAGRMLRSPTVFEDAVKTLCTTNCSWALTRAMTAKLVTEMGEPAPRGGRTFPTPAAMASKGERFYREVVRAGYRAPFLHTLARDVASGALDVEAWRDSPLDTAALGAQIAKLAGFGPYATEHLLRLLGRHDHLALDSWTRAKVARLRRRKTQPTDRAIRRMYAPFGRWAGLAMWLEVTADWHGAEPSWP; this is encoded by the coding sequence ATGAACACCCCCGTCCCCTTCGACCTCGACCTCACCGTCCGGTCCCACGGCTTCTACGACCTCGCGCCCTGGACCTGGGACGCCGAGCGGCGCGTGCTGGCGCGCCCGCTGCTCCTGCGCCCCGGCCGCGCGGTGCACGCCGAGGTGGCGGAGCGGGGCGGGCCGGGCGGCGGCCTCGCGGTGCGGCTCACCGCCGAGGGCCGGCTCTCCGCCGCCGAGGCGGCCGAGGCGCGCCGCCAGCTCTCGGCCGCGCTCGCGCTCGACGAGGACCTCGAGCCCTTCTACGCGCTGGTGCGGAGCTTCGCGGCGCAGCAGGCACCACGGCGCCCCGCGCTGCCCGACCTCCGCTGGGCCGCCGAGCGCGGCGCGGGCCGCATGCTCCGCTCCCCCACCGTGTTCGAGGACGCGGTGAAGACCCTCTGCACCACCAACTGCTCCTGGGCGCTCACCCGGGCCATGACCGCCAAGCTCGTCACCGAGATGGGCGAGCCCGCGCCCCGGGGCGGCCGGACCTTCCCGACCCCGGCGGCGATGGCGTCGAAGGGGGAGCGGTTCTACCGGGAGGTGGTCCGGGCCGGCTACCGGGCCCCGTTCCTCCACACCCTCGCCCGCGACGTCGCGAGCGGCGCGCTCGACGTGGAGGCCTGGCGCGACTCGCCGCTCGACACGGCGGCGCTGGGGGCGCAGATCGCGAAGCTCGCCGGCTTCGGCCCGTACGCCACCGAGCACCTGCTCCGGCTCCTCGGCCGCCACGACCACCTGGCGCTCGACTCGTGGACGCGCGCCAAGGTGGCCCGGCTCCGCCGGCGGAAGACGCAGCCGACCGACCGGGCGATCCGACGGATGTACGCCCCGTTCGGACGCTGGGCCGGCCTCGCCATGTGGCTCGAGGTCACGGCCGACTGGCACGGCGCCGAGCCCTCCTGGCCGTGA
- the secA gene encoding preprotein translocase subunit SecA has translation MFDYALKKILGTKNERELKKLRPLVARVNELEPRMKALKDEDFPRLTAEWKQQVQEKGRSLDELLPEVFAAVREAGVRALGMRHFDVQLIGGMVLHHGKIAEMKTGEGKTLVATLPCALNALAGRGVHVVTVNDYLARRDAEWMGRLHRFLGLSTGVVLHGLSDRERQENYGCDITYGQNNEFGFDYLRDNMKFRLQDYVQRELHYAIVDEVDSILIDEARTPLIISGPSDETTDKYYTVNQVIPSMIRDVDFTVDEKTRTVVMSDAGVEKMEKKLNVGNLYDPDEIETLHHVEQALRAHHLYRNEVDYVVKEGEVVIVDEFTGRLMPGRRWSDGLHQAVEAKEGVKIENENQTLATISFQNYFRMYSKLSGMTGTADTEAEEFAKIYNLDVMVIPTNRKNIRKDSEDVVYKTEREKFTALCDEIEQRHQKGQPVLVGTVSVAKSEVVSSLLKKRGVPHNVLNAKNHGREAEIVAQAGRKGSVTISTNMAGRGTDILLGGNPEMMAKHEVGPEPDAPMEGEEVEAFEARRVEWQKRLEAAVGRLKDQTAAEHEEVVALGGLHILGTERHESRRIDNQLRGRGGRQGDPGSSIFYLSLEDELMRIFGSERISGMMERLGMKEGEQIEHRWLSKAIENAQRKVEAHNFDIRKNLLEYDDVMNQQRKSVYRLRRMVLGFGAGIPVVEFDEDPKTRVKTRREKTYGWQDAREHFLDVVEDLVIDMVANACPERQSPANWDFDALRALVRDQFGVDIQFGAPPSGKEARAAVEEQVFNVVEKVWTAKEQEMGVDAEGVPVLRRWEQYLYLQSIDQLWKDHLLAMDHLRQGIGLRGYGQKDPKQEYKKEGYEMFVQMTWRVKSAVIGNVLRLQVVRQETAEEIERKRLALARKQRVIESHGAEAGGDGEAAAAPKQETVVRTQPKVGRNDPCPCGSGKKYKKCHGATEALA, from the coding sequence ATGTTCGACTACGCCCTGAAGAAGATCCTCGGCACGAAGAACGAGCGCGAGCTCAAGAAGCTCCGGCCGCTCGTGGCCCGGGTCAACGAGCTCGAGCCGCGCATGAAGGCGCTCAAGGACGAGGACTTCCCCCGGCTCACCGCCGAGTGGAAGCAGCAGGTCCAGGAGAAGGGCCGGTCGCTCGACGAGCTCCTCCCCGAGGTCTTCGCCGCCGTCCGCGAGGCGGGCGTGCGCGCCCTCGGGATGCGTCACTTCGACGTGCAGCTCATCGGCGGGATGGTGCTGCACCACGGCAAGATCGCCGAGATGAAGACCGGCGAGGGCAAGACCCTCGTCGCCACCCTGCCGTGCGCCCTCAACGCGCTCGCCGGCCGGGGCGTGCACGTCGTCACCGTGAACGACTACCTCGCCCGCCGCGACGCCGAGTGGATGGGCCGGCTGCACCGGTTCCTCGGCCTCTCGACCGGCGTGGTGCTCCACGGGCTCTCCGACCGCGAGCGGCAGGAGAACTACGGCTGCGACATCACCTACGGCCAGAACAACGAGTTCGGCTTCGACTACCTGCGCGACAACATGAAGTTCCGGCTGCAGGACTACGTGCAGCGGGAGCTCCACTACGCCATCGTGGACGAGGTGGACTCGATCCTCATCGACGAGGCCCGCACGCCGCTCATCATCAGCGGTCCCTCCGACGAGACCACCGACAAGTACTACACGGTGAACCAGGTCATCCCCTCGATGATCCGGGACGTGGACTTCACCGTGGACGAGAAGACCCGCACGGTGGTGATGAGCGACGCCGGCGTCGAGAAGATGGAGAAGAAGCTCAACGTCGGGAACCTCTACGATCCCGACGAGATCGAGACCCTCCACCACGTCGAGCAGGCGCTCCGGGCGCACCACCTCTACCGGAACGAGGTGGACTACGTCGTGAAGGAGGGCGAGGTCGTCATCGTCGACGAGTTCACCGGCCGCCTCATGCCGGGCCGCCGCTGGTCCGACGGCCTGCACCAGGCCGTGGAGGCGAAGGAGGGGGTCAAGATCGAGAACGAGAACCAGACCCTCGCCACCATCTCGTTCCAGAACTACTTCCGCATGTACTCGAAGCTGTCCGGCATGACCGGCACGGCCGACACCGAGGCGGAGGAGTTCGCCAAGATCTACAACCTCGACGTGATGGTCATCCCGACCAACCGGAAGAACATCCGGAAGGACTCGGAGGACGTCGTCTACAAGACGGAGCGGGAGAAGTTCACCGCCCTCTGCGACGAGATCGAGCAGCGCCACCAGAAGGGGCAGCCGGTGCTGGTGGGCACCGTCTCGGTCGCGAAGAGCGAGGTGGTCTCGTCGCTGCTGAAGAAGCGCGGCGTGCCGCACAACGTGCTCAACGCCAAGAACCACGGGCGCGAGGCCGAGATCGTGGCGCAGGCCGGCCGCAAGGGCTCGGTCACCATCTCCACCAACATGGCCGGCCGCGGCACCGACATCCTCCTCGGCGGCAACCCGGAGATGATGGCGAAGCACGAGGTGGGGCCGGAGCCCGACGCGCCGATGGAGGGCGAGGAGGTCGAGGCGTTCGAGGCCCGCCGCGTCGAGTGGCAGAAGCGGCTCGAGGCCGCCGTCGGCCGGCTCAAGGACCAGACCGCGGCGGAGCACGAGGAGGTGGTGGCCCTCGGCGGTCTCCACATCCTCGGCACCGAGCGCCACGAGTCGCGCCGCATCGACAACCAGCTGCGCGGCCGCGGCGGCCGCCAGGGCGATCCCGGCTCGTCGATCTTCTACCTGTCGCTCGAAGACGAGCTGATGCGGATCTTCGGCTCCGAGCGCATCTCCGGGATGATGGAGCGCCTGGGGATGAAGGAGGGCGAGCAGATCGAGCACCGCTGGCTCTCCAAGGCCATCGAGAACGCCCAGCGCAAGGTCGAGGCCCACAACTTCGACATCCGCAAGAACCTGCTCGAGTACGACGACGTGATGAACCAGCAGCGCAAGTCGGTCTACCGGCTGCGCCGCATGGTCCTCGGCTTCGGGGCCGGCATCCCGGTGGTCGAGTTCGACGAGGACCCGAAGACCCGGGTCAAGACGCGCCGCGAGAAGACCTACGGCTGGCAGGACGCCCGCGAGCACTTCCTCGACGTGGTCGAGGACCTCGTCATCGACATGGTGGCGAACGCCTGCCCCGAGCGGCAGAGCCCGGCCAACTGGGACTTCGACGCCCTGCGCGCGCTGGTGCGCGACCAGTTCGGCGTGGACATCCAGTTCGGCGCCCCGCCCTCCGGCAAGGAGGCCCGCGCCGCCGTCGAGGAGCAGGTCTTCAACGTCGTCGAGAAGGTCTGGACGGCGAAGGAGCAGGAGATGGGCGTGGACGCCGAGGGCGTCCCGGTGCTCCGCCGCTGGGAGCAGTACCTGTACCTGCAGTCGATCGACCAGCTCTGGAAGGATCACCTGCTGGCGATGGACCACCTGCGCCAGGGCATCGGGCTCCGCGGCTACGGCCAGAAGGACCCGAAGCAGGAGTACAAGAAGGAAGGCTACGAGATGTTCGTCCAGATGACCTGGCGCGTGAAGAGCGCGGTCATCGGGAACGTGCTGCGCCTCCAGGTGGTCCGGCAGGAGACGGCCGAGGAGATCGAGCGCAAGCGCCTGGCGCTCGCGCGCAAGCAGCGGGTGATCGAGAGCCACGGCGCCGAGGCCGGCGGCGACGGCGAGGCGGCGGCGGCGCCGAAGCAGGAGACGGTGGTCCGCACCCAGCCCAAGGTCGGCCGCAACGACCCGTGCCCCTGCGGCAGCGGCAAGAAGTACAAGAAGTGCCACGGGGCGACTGAAGCGCTGGCGTGA
- a CDS encoding M23 family metallopeptidase, which yields MRPRGRGPGDPVTVLVVGTHGEAVRRYQVKRGLPRRLAFAAALALAALGGTGVHYASLLGVAAANRALRDENAALRLRLSDVEQQVAHVSATLDDVERLDASLRASSGRLEPARAAPRPRPQDEAAPASAPDGRSGPAPAPPLAPPAAAPEGRPASRAGAALGELRDRAERGAGELRGALAYFDAQRSLLDRIPAVWPARGYVTSDYGTRLDPYTAERAIHRGLDIAARPGDPVLAPSDAVVEFAGVEHGYGNVVVLDHGGGLKTRFGHLSRILVRRGERVTKGTQVGAVGSTGKSTGPHLHYEVRVDGTAENPRKFLME from the coding sequence ATGAGACCCCGGGGAAGAGGTCCGGGCGACCCGGTCACCGTGCTGGTGGTCGGCACCCACGGAGAGGCGGTCCGGCGCTACCAGGTGAAGCGCGGGCTGCCGCGGCGGCTCGCCTTCGCCGCCGCGCTGGCGCTCGCCGCGCTCGGCGGCACCGGCGTCCACTACGCGTCGCTCCTGGGCGTGGCCGCGGCCAACCGCGCGCTCCGGGACGAGAACGCCGCGCTGAGGCTCCGCCTCTCCGACGTGGAGCAGCAGGTGGCCCACGTCTCCGCCACGCTCGACGACGTGGAGCGGCTCGACGCCAGCCTCCGGGCCTCGAGCGGCCGGCTCGAGCCGGCCCGCGCCGCCCCGCGCCCCCGCCCGCAGGACGAGGCGGCGCCGGCGTCCGCGCCCGACGGCCGCAGCGGCCCGGCGCCCGCGCCGCCCCTGGCCCCCCCCGCCGCCGCGCCGGAGGGGCGCCCCGCCTCCCGGGCCGGCGCCGCCCTCGGCGAGCTGAGGGACCGCGCCGAGCGCGGGGCGGGAGAGCTCCGCGGCGCCCTCGCCTACTTCGACGCGCAGCGCTCGCTCCTCGACCGGATCCCGGCGGTCTGGCCGGCCCGCGGCTACGTGACGAGCGACTACGGCACCCGGCTCGACCCCTACACGGCCGAGCGGGCGATCCACCGCGGGCTCGACATCGCCGCCCGCCCCGGCGACCCGGTCCTGGCGCCCTCCGACGCGGTGGTGGAGTTCGCCGGCGTGGAGCACGGGTACGGGAACGTGGTGGTCCTCGATCACGGCGGCGGGCTGAAGACCCGCTTCGGGCATCTCTCGCGCATCCTGGTGCGCCGGGGAGAGCGGGTGACGAAGGGCACGCAGGTGGGCGCCGTGGGGTCCACCGGCAAGTCCACCGGCCCCCACCTGCACTACGAGGTGCGGGTGGACGGAACAGCCGAGAACCCCCGGAAGTTCCTCATGGAATGA
- a CDS encoding Stp1/IreP family PP2C-type Ser/Thr phosphatase, with protein MTIAARGLSDVGQRRDHNEDSFLVDEPLGLFVVADGMGGHAGGGTASRMAVETIQGRVRRAREAAPALFESSRPLGEHPLRNVLREAVEDACAAIYRAAQGDPALAGMGTTVTALLVLRGVGAFVAHVGDSRCYLVRGGSIYQVSEDHSLVNEQLKAGAITAEEARTSRFKNIITRSVGFEEQVLVDLIGLEVEPGDRLLVCSDGLTNMVGDERLLEVVAGAPVEEAPRRLVDLANAAGGDDNVTVVVVRID; from the coding sequence ATGACCATCGCCGCCCGCGGCCTCTCCGACGTCGGCCAGAGACGTGACCACAACGAGGACTCGTTCCTCGTGGACGAGCCGCTCGGGCTCTTCGTGGTGGCGGACGGGATGGGCGGCCACGCGGGCGGGGGGACGGCCTCGCGGATGGCGGTCGAGACCATCCAGGGCCGCGTCCGGCGCGCCCGCGAGGCCGCTCCGGCGCTGTTCGAGAGCTCGCGCCCGCTCGGCGAGCACCCGCTGCGCAACGTCCTCCGGGAGGCGGTCGAGGACGCCTGCGCCGCCATCTACCGCGCCGCCCAGGGCGACCCGGCGCTCGCCGGCATGGGCACCACCGTCACGGCGCTGCTGGTGCTCCGCGGCGTGGGCGCGTTCGTGGCCCACGTCGGCGACAGCCGCTGTTACCTGGTGCGCGGCGGGAGCATCTACCAGGTCTCCGAGGACCACTCGCTCGTGAACGAGCAGCTCAAGGCCGGCGCGATCACCGCCGAGGAGGCCCGCACCAGCCGCTTCAAGAACATCATCACCCGCTCGGTGGGGTTCGAGGAGCAGGTGCTCGTGGACCTCATCGGGCTCGAGGTGGAGCCCGGCGACCGGCTGCTCGTCTGCTCCGACGGCCTCACCAACATGGTGGGCGACGAGCGGCTCCTCGAGGTGGTCGCCGGCGCGCCGGTCGAGGAGGCGCCGCGGCGCCTCGTGGACCTCGCCAACGCCGCCGGTGGCGACGACAACGTCACCGTGGTGGTGGTCCGCATCGACTGA